The Flexivirga oryzae genome has a segment encoding these proteins:
- a CDS encoding 2-hydroxy-3-oxopropionate reductase: MSNTTSVAVIGLGIMGAPMAANLVKAGYQVVGYNRSQEPINELVALGGKGAGSVAEAVKDADVIITMVPDSPDVVAVARGTEDEPGLIASAKSGATWVDCSTIRPDVARQVAEEAKAAGLKPLDGPVSGGEAGAIEGNLSIMVGGEAADLEAVRPVLETVGSTVVHVGPNGSGQTVKAANQLIVAGTIELVAEALVFLEAYDVDTTAAVEVLAGGLAGNRILDRKAASMIKREFQPGFRIDLHHKDMGIVLDSARAAGVAIPLGSQTAQLVQDLRNLGHGGLDHSALLLLVEQLSGRSNKNEGDAR; this comes from the coding sequence ATGAGCAACACCACTTCAGTCGCCGTCATCGGCCTCGGCATCATGGGTGCGCCCATGGCCGCCAACCTGGTCAAGGCCGGTTACCAGGTCGTCGGCTACAACCGCAGCCAGGAGCCGATCAACGAGCTCGTCGCGCTCGGCGGGAAGGGCGCCGGCTCGGTCGCCGAAGCCGTCAAGGACGCCGACGTCATCATCACGATGGTCCCGGACTCCCCCGACGTCGTCGCCGTCGCACGCGGCACGGAGGACGAGCCCGGCCTCATCGCGTCCGCCAAGTCCGGGGCGACCTGGGTCGACTGCTCGACCATCCGCCCCGACGTCGCCCGGCAGGTCGCCGAGGAGGCGAAGGCCGCGGGGCTGAAGCCGCTCGACGGGCCCGTCTCCGGCGGTGAGGCCGGCGCGATCGAGGGCAACCTGTCGATCATGGTCGGTGGCGAGGCCGCCGACCTGGAGGCCGTGCGACCGGTCCTCGAGACCGTCGGCAGCACCGTGGTCCACGTCGGTCCGAACGGTTCCGGCCAGACCGTCAAGGCCGCCAACCAGCTCATCGTCGCCGGCACCATCGAGCTCGTCGCCGAGGCCCTCGTGTTCCTCGAGGCGTACGACGTGGACACCACCGCCGCCGTCGAGGTGCTGGCCGGCGGGCTCGCGGGCAACCGCATCCTCGACCGCAAGGCGGCCTCGATGATCAAGCGCGAGTTCCAGCCGGGTTTCCGGATCGACCTGCATCACAAGGACATGGGCATCGTGCTCGACTCGGCGCGGGCCGCAGGTGTCGCGATCCCGCTCGGCAGCCAGACCGCCCAGCTCGTGCAGGACCTGCGCAACCTCGGCCACGGCGGCCTCGACCACTCCGCGCTGCTGCTCCTCGTCGAGCAGCTGTCCGGACGCAGCAACAAGAACGAAGGTGATGCACGATGA
- a CDS encoding hydroxypyruvate isomerase family protein: MTRYAVNASILLTDLPILERPAAARAAGFDAVEFWWPWTTAVPEKSEVEGFVGAIEQAGVQLTGLNFFAGDMPAGDRGVVNNPGRQDEFRANVELVVDIAQRLGCKHFNALYGLHTEGADAAAESGAARENLAYAAKAVAAFGGTVLLEPVSGADRYPLKTAADALAVIDAVGADNLRLLADFYHLAVNGDDVAKVVAEHAHEFGHIQIADAPGRGAPGTGDLPLQDWISAAQQGGYDGPIGLEYVAGDTDPFAWLNS, translated from the coding sequence ATGACCCGCTACGCCGTCAACGCTTCCATCCTGCTGACCGACCTCCCGATCCTCGAGCGTCCCGCGGCCGCGCGTGCGGCCGGTTTCGACGCGGTCGAGTTCTGGTGGCCGTGGACGACCGCGGTGCCCGAGAAGAGCGAGGTCGAGGGTTTCGTGGGCGCGATCGAGCAGGCAGGTGTGCAGCTGACCGGCCTCAACTTCTTCGCCGGCGACATGCCCGCCGGTGACCGCGGCGTCGTGAACAACCCCGGCCGGCAGGACGAGTTCCGCGCCAACGTCGAGCTCGTCGTCGACATCGCCCAGCGCCTGGGCTGCAAGCACTTCAACGCGCTCTACGGGTTGCACACCGAGGGTGCCGACGCGGCGGCCGAGTCGGGCGCCGCGCGCGAGAACCTCGCGTATGCCGCCAAGGCGGTCGCGGCATTCGGCGGCACCGTCCTGCTGGAGCCGGTGTCCGGAGCCGACCGTTACCCGCTGAAGACCGCGGCCGACGCACTGGCCGTCATCGATGCGGTCGGCGCGGACAACCTGCGGTTGCTCGCCGACTTCTACCACCTCGCCGTCAACGGTGACGACGTCGCAAAGGTCGTCGCCGAGCACGCCCACGAGTTCGGGCACATCCAGATCGCCGACGCACCGGGTCGCGGGGCACCGGGCACCGGCGATCTCCCCCTCCAGGACTGGATCAGTGCCGCCCAGCAGGGCGGTTACGACGGACCGATCGGCTTGGAGTACGTCGCCGGCGACACCGACCCCTTCGCCTGGTTGAACAGCTGA
- a CDS encoding NAD-dependent malic enzyme — protein sequence MTHTSPGYSVTLRVGLDRGKRTATDLASAVAATGATVTALDVTESTPEGLVVDVTCDTADEDHAARIRESLVAAGGYDVRKVSDRTFLMHLGGKLSVEPKVELRTRDDLSRAYTPGVARVCLAIAANKDDARRLTVKRNTVAVVTDGTAVLGLGDIGPEAALPVMEGKAALFKQFANVDAWPVCLDTKDTEEIISIVKALAPVYGGVNLEDIAAPRCFEIERRLRDELDIPVFHDDQHGTAIVVLAALINALRVVEKKIEDVRIVISGVGAAGHAIIQLLSAQGASDIVAAGRSGAIHSGETYHDEHRQWIAENTNPRSLTGSLSEVLADADVFIGVSGPNILGEQDIAKMADGAIVFALANPDPEVPPAEAAKHAAVVATGRSDFPNQINNVLAFPGLFRGLLDASANQISTELLVAAARAIADSVTADELNASYIVPSVFDSHVAPAVAEAVRHTVEQQRS from the coding sequence ATGACCCACACCAGCCCCGGCTATTCGGTGACCCTGCGCGTCGGCCTCGACCGTGGCAAGCGCACCGCGACGGATCTGGCGTCCGCGGTCGCCGCAACCGGGGCGACGGTCACTGCGCTCGACGTCACCGAGTCGACCCCCGAGGGTCTGGTCGTCGACGTCACCTGCGACACGGCGGACGAGGACCACGCCGCTCGCATCCGCGAATCACTCGTGGCCGCAGGCGGTTACGACGTGCGCAAGGTCAGCGACCGGACGTTCCTGATGCACCTGGGCGGGAAGCTGTCGGTCGAGCCCAAGGTGGAGTTGCGCACGCGCGACGACCTGTCACGTGCGTACACGCCGGGTGTCGCCCGGGTCTGCCTGGCGATCGCGGCGAACAAGGACGACGCGCGCCGGCTGACGGTGAAGCGCAACACGGTTGCCGTGGTGACCGACGGCACGGCGGTGCTGGGTCTCGGCGACATCGGTCCGGAGGCAGCCCTGCCGGTGATGGAGGGCAAGGCGGCGTTGTTCAAGCAGTTCGCGAACGTCGACGCCTGGCCGGTCTGCCTGGACACCAAGGACACCGAGGAGATCATCTCCATCGTCAAGGCGCTCGCGCCGGTCTACGGCGGGGTCAACCTGGAGGACATCGCCGCGCCGCGCTGCTTCGAGATCGAGCGACGACTGCGCGACGAGCTCGACATACCCGTCTTCCACGACGATCAGCACGGCACCGCGATCGTCGTGCTCGCTGCGCTGATCAACGCGCTGCGGGTGGTCGAGAAGAAGATCGAGGACGTGCGCATCGTGATCTCCGGCGTCGGTGCCGCCGGGCACGCGATCATCCAGCTGCTCTCCGCCCAAGGGGCTTCCGACATCGTGGCGGCCGGGCGGTCCGGCGCCATCCACTCCGGCGAGACCTACCACGACGAGCACCGGCAGTGGATCGCCGAGAACACCAACCCACGGTCGTTGACCGGATCACTGTCCGAGGTCCTCGCCGACGCGGATGTCTTCATCGGTGTCTCCGGTCCGAACATCCTGGGCGAGCAGGACATCGCGAAGATGGCCGATGGCGCGATCGTCTTCGCCCTTGCCAACCCCGACCCCGAGGTGCCGCCGGCCGAGGCCGCCAAGCACGCCGCGGTGGTGGCCACCGGGCGCAGTGACTTCCCCAACCAGATCAACAACGTGCTGGCGTTCCCCGGGCTCTTCCGCGGTCTGCTGGATGCGTCGGCCAACCAGATCAGCACCGAGCTGCTCGTCGCGGCCGCGCGGGCCATCGCCGACTCGGTGACGGCCGACGAGTTGAACGCGAGCTACATCGTGCCGAGTGTGTTCGACTCGCACGTCGCGCCCGCGGTGGCCGAGGCGGTGCGGCACACGGTGGAGCAGCAGCGCAGCTGA
- a CDS encoding glycoside hydrolase family 3 protein, producing MSAAPGHRTSADPTVGRLIHTVLQPGFAGSQRPPDWLTAAVERGLGGVVYFSHNIGDVATTRGLSDRLHDAGEVLIATDEEGGIVSRLGARDGSQHVGAAALGRADDVAATREVGGAIGADLRASGIDVDLAPVVDVNSNPDNPVIGVRSFGATAPLVARHAVAYAAGLQSVGVAATAKHFPGHGDTAVDSHVGVPRVDASLEVMRERELAPFAAIVSSGVRAVMTAHVIVPAIDPRRPATISPTVLSVLRRDLGFDGVIISDALDMGAIRDTIGLGEGCVQALLAGADVLGLGNPVLGADRPDKDLRVFTEAYDALLHAVQDHRLPVDRLEEAAERIDALRAWRRAQPTSVAAGTSADRSVARRALARRGAVTLPHGPLQLLDVRRLRNVAAGALPATTVQAIVEAHPGSTITPAFALPAAVEGHADRDDLIARDDLPVADVIVTGSPGHDVVEDEQRRKALAANPDALVVVLGYARGDEPLDGARRAIWTFGDSVPTARAVAELLAR from the coding sequence ATGAGCGCCGCACCGGGCCACCGCACGAGTGCGGATCCGACCGTCGGCCGACTGATCCACACCGTCCTGCAACCGGGCTTCGCCGGCTCGCAGCGCCCGCCGGACTGGCTGACCGCCGCCGTCGAGCGCGGTCTCGGCGGCGTCGTCTACTTCAGCCACAACATCGGTGACGTCGCGACCACGCGCGGGCTGTCGGACCGGCTGCACGACGCCGGCGAGGTGCTCATCGCGACCGACGAGGAGGGCGGCATCGTCAGCCGGTTGGGTGCCCGCGACGGCTCCCAGCATGTCGGCGCGGCCGCGCTCGGCCGGGCCGACGACGTGGCGGCGACCCGCGAGGTCGGCGGGGCGATCGGTGCCGATCTGCGCGCCTCGGGCATCGATGTCGACCTGGCACCGGTCGTGGACGTCAACAGCAATCCGGACAACCCGGTGATCGGAGTTCGCTCGTTCGGCGCCACTGCGCCGCTGGTTGCACGTCATGCCGTTGCGTACGCCGCGGGCCTGCAGTCCGTCGGCGTTGCGGCCACCGCCAAGCACTTCCCCGGTCACGGTGACACCGCAGTGGATTCGCATGTCGGGGTGCCCCGGGTCGACGCCTCTCTGGAGGTCATGCGGGAGCGCGAACTCGCCCCGTTCGCAGCGATCGTCTCCAGCGGGGTCCGTGCGGTCATGACCGCCCACGTGATCGTCCCGGCGATCGACCCGCGGCGGCCGGCGACCATCAGCCCGACGGTGCTGTCCGTGCTGCGCCGCGACCTCGGTTTCGACGGTGTGATCATCAGCGATGCACTCGACATGGGCGCGATCCGCGACACGATCGGGCTCGGCGAGGGTTGTGTCCAGGCGCTGCTCGCCGGCGCGGACGTCCTCGGTCTGGGCAACCCCGTCCTGGGCGCCGATCGCCCGGACAAGGATCTGCGCGTCTTCACCGAGGCGTATGACGCGCTGCTGCACGCGGTGCAGGATCACCGACTGCCGGTCGACCGGCTGGAGGAAGCGGCCGAGCGCATCGACGCGCTCCGCGCCTGGCGACGCGCGCAACCGACGTCGGTTGCCGCCGGCACCAGCGCGGACCGTTCCGTTGCCCGGCGCGCGCTCGCCCGCCGCGGCGCGGTGACGCTACCGCACGGACCGTTGCAACTGCTGGACGTCCGCCGCCTGCGCAATGTCGCCGCCGGTGCGCTCCCAGCGACGACCGTGCAGGCGATCGTGGAAGCACACCCGGGTTCGACGATCACCCCGGCGTTCGCGCTGCCTGCCGCCGTCGAGGGGCATGCCGACCGGGACGACCTCATCGCACGCGACGACCTCCCGGTCGCGGACGTCATCGTGACCGGCTCACCCGGTCACGACGTCGTCGAGGACGAACAACGCCGAAAAGCGTTGGCGGCCAATCCGGATGCGCTCGTGGTCGTCCTCGGCTACGCGCGCGGTGACGAACCCCTGGACGGCGCGCGCCGGGCGATCTGGACGTTCGGGGACAGCGTGCCGACCGCCCGGGCCGTCGCGGAGCTGCTGGCCCGCTGA
- a CDS encoding GntR family transcriptional regulator has protein sequence MMTIDEDSAVPPYQQICDQIVARIERGELAVGARLPSVRGLAAELGVAPGTVAKAYTQLETAGVVEAKGRAGTQVAAGRDSTRALAATAAAEFAARVHRLGLGTDELVRMVRAALDKL, from the coding sequence ATGATGACGATCGATGAGGACTCGGCTGTACCGCCATACCAACAGATCTGCGACCAGATCGTCGCACGGATCGAGCGAGGCGAGCTGGCGGTCGGCGCGCGACTGCCGTCGGTGCGCGGGCTCGCCGCCGAGTTGGGCGTGGCCCCGGGCACGGTGGCCAAGGCGTACACCCAACTGGAGACCGCCGGTGTCGTCGAGGCGAAGGGGCGCGCGGGGACCCAGGTGGCGGCCGGCCGCGATTCGACCAGGGCACTGGCCGCCACCGCGGCGGCTGAATTCGCAGCGCGGGTGCACCGGTTGGGGCTCGGCACGGACGAACTGGTGCGCATGGTGCGTGCGGCGCTGGACAAGCTCTGA
- a CDS encoding acyl-CoA dehydrogenase family protein, whose product MIDLEVPKKFVPLVRQAAGLADQVFRPISRKYDLAEHEYPHELDLMSAVIDGLSDSGASQGAGARTTSGGSGEPAGVGAGSRAKRRKSGNVNGSNLSSVLSIMQTCRGDVGLTLSLPRQGLGNAAIAAVATDEQKARYGSKWAAMAITEPDTGSDSGAIRTTAVKDGDHYVLNGEKIFVTSGERAELVVVWATLDRSLGKRAIKSFVVRRDNPGLRLERLEHKLGIRASDTAAFTVVDCRVPAEDLLGDPEIRIEGGFGGAMQTFDNTRPLVAAMAVGLARASLDLTTELLGRAGVTADPGAPTTTQSYAAARLLQMEADYEAAYLLTLRAAWMADNGRPNSMQASMAKAKAGRTCVDIALTCVQLCGATGYAETELLEKWARDAKILDIFEGTQQIQLLVVARRLLELSSRDLK is encoded by the coding sequence ATGATCGATCTCGAGGTTCCGAAGAAGTTCGTTCCGCTGGTACGTCAGGCGGCCGGCCTGGCGGACCAGGTCTTCCGGCCGATCAGCCGCAAGTACGACCTCGCAGAACACGAATACCCCCACGAACTCGACCTGATGTCGGCAGTCATCGACGGGCTGTCCGACTCCGGCGCGTCCCAGGGCGCCGGGGCCCGCACCACGAGTGGCGGATCCGGCGAGCCGGCCGGCGTCGGCGCCGGCTCGCGCGCGAAGCGGCGCAAGAGCGGCAACGTCAACGGTTCCAACCTGTCGTCGGTGCTGTCGATCATGCAGACCTGCCGCGGCGATGTCGGTCTGACCCTGTCCCTCCCCCGCCAGGGCCTCGGCAACGCGGCCATCGCGGCGGTCGCCACCGACGAGCAGAAGGCTCGCTACGGCAGCAAGTGGGCGGCGATGGCGATCACCGAGCCGGACACCGGGTCCGACTCGGGTGCCATCCGTACGACTGCCGTCAAGGACGGCGATCACTACGTGCTCAACGGGGAGAAGATCTTCGTCACCAGCGGGGAGCGCGCCGAGTTGGTGGTCGTCTGGGCGACGCTCGACCGGTCGCTCGGCAAGCGCGCGATCAAGTCGTTCGTCGTCCGTCGCGACAACCCAGGGTTGAGGCTGGAACGCTTGGAGCACAAGCTCGGCATCCGGGCGTCCGACACCGCCGCGTTCACCGTGGTCGACTGCCGGGTCCCCGCCGAGGACCTGCTCGGCGATCCCGAGATCCGCATCGAGGGCGGTTTCGGCGGCGCGATGCAGACCTTCGACAACACGCGCCCCCTGGTCGCCGCGATGGCGGTCGGTCTGGCGCGGGCGAGCCTGGACCTGACCACCGAACTGCTGGGGCGGGCCGGTGTCACCGCCGACCCGGGCGCACCGACCACCACTCAGTCGTACGCCGCGGCCCGGCTGCTGCAGATGGAGGCGGACTACGAGGCGGCATACCTGCTGACGCTGCGGGCAGCGTGGATGGCCGACAACGGCAGGCCCAACTCGATGCAGGCGTCAATGGCCAAGGCGAAGGCCGGGCGCACCTGCGTGGACATCGCGCTCACCTGCGTCCAGCTTTGCGGCGCAACGGGTTACGCGGAGACCGAGCTGCTGGAGAAGTGGGCTCGCGACGCCAAGATCCTGGACATCTTCGAGGGCACCCAGCAGATCCAGCTGCTCGTCGTCGCCCGCCGCCTGCTGGAGCTCAGCTCCAGGGACCTGAAGTGA
- a CDS encoding acyl-CoA dehydrogenase family protein, whose product MSHPHAKPSLADRGQSFGMRLITRAGGLEAMKNPALRAKVEKVLYRGARQGFRAQVAAGRMFTARTGSGDPTRSRPARPRHEFDLTPTDDQQMIREAARELADEVLRPAAAQADTDREVPDQVREQSSQMGMALLGVPTELGGVAEEASAVTSVLVLEELARGDMGLAVAVMSSAAVANCLVNYGDSAQQATYLAAFTDEHDPATGALAVMEPQPLFDPAQPQTRARREGAELVLHGTKSLVPGAAGADLFIVSALLDGDARLVIVPPSSQGVTVSDDPAMGLRAPHTGSVHLDGVRVPATNLLGSAADHADAVARARLAWAAAAVGTSQAVLDQVTAYTKERKAFGEPIAHRQAVAFTVANIAIELDGLRLVVWRAAALLDRGLDATAQIAHARSLTERHCAQIGSEGVQLLGGHGFVKEFDNERWYRDLRGAGLMEGVLLV is encoded by the coding sequence ATGAGCCACCCGCACGCCAAGCCGAGCCTGGCCGATCGCGGCCAGTCCTTCGGTATGCGCCTGATCACCCGGGCCGGAGGTCTCGAGGCGATGAAGAACCCTGCGCTGCGAGCCAAGGTCGAGAAGGTCCTCTACCGCGGCGCACGCCAGGGCTTCCGGGCCCAGGTCGCCGCGGGGCGGATGTTCACCGCGCGGACCGGCTCGGGCGATCCGACGCGCAGCAGGCCCGCGAGACCACGTCACGAGTTCGACCTGACGCCGACCGACGACCAGCAGATGATCCGCGAGGCCGCCCGAGAGCTGGCCGACGAGGTGCTTCGGCCCGCCGCCGCCCAGGCGGACACCGACCGGGAGGTTCCGGACCAGGTCCGCGAGCAGTCATCACAGATGGGTATGGCGCTGCTCGGCGTTCCCACCGAGCTCGGTGGCGTCGCCGAGGAGGCCTCAGCCGTCACGAGTGTCCTGGTGCTGGAAGAACTCGCGCGTGGTGACATGGGCCTCGCGGTCGCCGTCATGTCCTCTGCCGCTGTCGCGAACTGCCTCGTCAACTATGGCGATTCAGCGCAGCAGGCGACCTACCTGGCCGCCTTCACCGATGAACACGACCCCGCGACCGGTGCACTGGCCGTGATGGAACCCCAGCCGCTCTTCGACCCAGCGCAGCCGCAGACGCGCGCCCGACGTGAGGGAGCGGAGCTCGTGCTGCACGGCACCAAGTCGCTGGTTCCGGGCGCGGCCGGCGCCGACCTCTTCATCGTGTCGGCTCTGCTCGACGGGGACGCACGACTGGTGATCGTTCCGCCCTCGAGCCAGGGCGTCACCGTCTCGGACGACCCGGCGATGGGCCTGCGAGCGCCGCACACCGGCTCGGTGCACCTGGACGGTGTGCGCGTGCCGGCAACGAACCTGCTGGGCAGCGCCGCCGACCACGCCGATGCCGTCGCACGCGCCCGCCTGGCCTGGGCTGCCGCAGCGGTCGGCACCTCGCAGGCGGTGCTGGACCAGGTGACGGCATACACCAAGGAGCGCAAGGCGTTCGGGGAGCCGATCGCCCATCGGCAGGCCGTTGCGTTCACTGTCGCGAACATCGCCATCGAGCTCGACGGTCTCCGTCTGGTCGTATGGCGAGCCGCGGCCCTCCTGGACCGTGGCCTCGACGCCACCGCGCAGATCGCCCACGCCAGGTCGCTCACCGAACGGCACTGCGCCCAGATCGGATCCGAGGGTGTGCAGCTGCTCGGTGGACATGGCTTCGTGAAGGAGTTCGACAACGAACGCTGGTATCGCGACCTGCGGGGCGCGGGTCTGATGGAAGGCGTGCTGCTCGTATGA